Proteins found in one Triticum aestivum cultivar Chinese Spring chromosome 4D, IWGSC CS RefSeq v2.1, whole genome shotgun sequence genomic segment:
- the LOC123096456 gene encoding probable F-box protein At2g36090 has protein sequence MAASSQTEESMMNYDSPACGGDAADTVIEDLPTDVLSLMLRRLDGASLAALGCASSSFHDLATDPDTWRGLCLALWPSVAGLLDNSCCRGTGDGFHRALFADAFPFPATTAAAPGTVAPALPSRLVSAVDLHHKGVCIMSRVVETDASSAWFLGSPFRVDALLQEGFSAASSITPAELTLSWLLLDPTSGRVVNASSRRPVSVDRSWLTGETVARFTVVLGGVALDAAVTCDDRFGHVREVSLCVEDGDGGGVSGRDGLAAIAAAMAAPRQGRGAEAEAQAARQYGEFVKGKSARKEWKARREGLVDLCCSGVGAAAFVGFLVMLTCR, from the coding sequence ATGGCGGCGAGTAGTCAAACTGAGGAGAGCATGATGAACTACGATTCtccggcgtgcggcggcgacgcgGCAGACACGGTCATCGAGGACCTCCCCACGGACGTGCTGTCCCTCATGCTCCGCCGGCTCGACGGCGCGTCGCTGGCGGCGCTCGGCTGCGCGAGCTCCAGCTTCCACGACCTCGCCACCGACCCCGACACATGGCGCGGACTCTGCCTCGCCCTGTGGCCATCGGTCGCCGGCCTCCTCGACAATTCTTGCTGCCGCGGAACCGGCGACGGCTTTCACCGGGCGCTCTTCGCCGACGCGTTCCCGTTCccagcgacgacggcggcggccccGGGCACGGTCGCGCCCGCCCTGCCTAGCCGGCTCGTGTCCGCGGTGGACCTGCACCACAAGGGGGTCTGCATCATGTCGCGCGTGGTGGAGACGGACGCCTCGTCGGCGTGGTTCCTGGGCTCGCCGTTCCGCGTCGACGCGCTTCTGCAGGAGGGCTTCTCGGCGGCGTCCTCGATCACGCCGGCGGAGCTCACGCTGAGCTGGCTTCTGCTCGACCCGACGTCAGGCCGGGTGGTCAACGCCTCCAGCCGGCGGCCGGTGTCCGTTGACCGGAGCTGGCTCACGGGGGAGACCGTGGCGCGGTTCACCGTGGTGCTCGGCGGCGTCGCCCTGGACGCGGCCGTCACGTGCGACGACCGGTTTGGGCACGTCCGGGAGGTCAGCCTGTGCGTGGAGGACGGCGACGGAGGCGGCGTCAGCGGGCGGGACGGGCTGGCCGCGATCGCCGCGGCCATGGCCGCCCCGAGGCAGGGCCGGGGCGCGGAGGCGGAGGCACAGGCGGCACGGCAGTACGGGGAGTTCGTGAAGGGGAAGAGCGCGCGGAAGGAGTGGAAAGCGAGGCGGGAGGGGCTCGTCGACCTCTGCTGCTCCGGCGTCGGAGCGGCGGCGTTCGTCGGGTTCCTGGTGATGCTCACGTGCCGGTGA